TGCGCAACCACAAATCACTTGCCGGTGTGCAATCTGCATCTGTAAGTATCAAATGCTCGTATTTCGCTTTTTTGATCCCTAAAGTCAGAGGAAATTTTTTGCTGGGAGTCAAATGGCGGCTTCGTTCCACCTCCATCACCACCAGGTTGGGATACTGGCGGCTTAATGCATCCAGCAAGTATTTCGAATCATCCATCGACTGGTTGTTGATGACCACCACTTCAAACGGTGACGGGTAATCCTGTTCCAGTATTTTCGGGAGGTTTTCGTATAAATTGTCCGACTCATTACGCGCCGCGATCACCACCGATACAGGCGGTAAATTGGTTTGAGCAGCTTTGCCTTTCCAAAAAGCCAGTCTCCCGAAGAACAGAACGGAATAGATCAACTGTACAGCCAACAATCCGGCAAAAATCCAAAAGATATAAAATACGCCTGTTTCCTGTAATTCGGGGATAATTTTCATGAATGTGTCTTCTTCGCGTACAAAGATGGGGCTCTTTCCGAAATCCCCGTTATCTTTGCAGCGTTTATTTTTCAACACAATTATGCACTTTGAACTGAAGCATAACGACCCACATTCGAAAGCAAGAGCCGGATTGGTTCACACGGATCACGGAACCATTGAAACTCCGATTTTTATGCCCGTGGGGACACAGGGAACGGTGAAAGGTGTTCATCAGCAGGAATTGCGCGATGATGTGGAGGCCCAGATTATTTTGGGAAATACTTTTCATTTGTACTTGCGCCCGGGACTGGAGGTCATTGAAGGAGCCGGAGGTTTGCATCAGTTTATCGGTTGGGAAAGACCGATTTTGACGGATAGTGGTGGTTACCAGGTTTATTCCCTGGCAACGAGCCGCAAAATTACCGAAGAAGGGGTTCGTTTCCAGTCGCATCACGACGGAAGCTATCACTTTTTCTCACCGGAAAGAGCAATCGATATCCAGCGCACTATCGGTGCCGATATCATCATGGCTTTTGATGAATGTACGCCTTATCCGTGCGATTACAACTACGCGAAACGTTCCATGCACATGACACATCGCTGGTTGAAACGATGTATAACGCAAATGGACGCGACGGAACCGAAATACGGCTATTCCCAGGCACTATTCCCGATTGTACAGGGAAGTGTTTATCCGGATTTGCGAAAAGAATCGGCGGAATTTATTGCAGAACAAGGCGCAGTAGGAAATGCAATCGGTGGATTGTCGGTGGGTGAACCGGATGAAGACATGTATAGCATGACGGATTTGGTTTGTTCCATTCTTCCGGCTGATAAACCGCGCTATCTGATGGGAGTAGGAACGCCGGTCAATATTCTGGAATCCATCGCTATGGGAGTCGATATGTTTGATTGTGTGATGCCTTCCCGCAACGCACGCCACGGAATGTTGTTTACTTCCGAGGGAACGATCAATATCAAAAACCACAAATGGAGAATGGATTATTCTCCGTTGGACCCGAACGGAACGGCTTACGTAGACCAGGTTTACACGAAAGCATATTTGCATCATTTGATCAAAGCAAAGGAAAATTTGGCAATTCAAATTGCGACAATTCACAATTTAGCCTTTTATTTGGCGTTGGTTAAAGAAGCCCGCCGACGAATTCTGGACGGAACTTTCAGAACCTGGAAAGATGAACAAGTAAAAAAACTGGGAAGAAGGATTTAAATGCTCAAGATCTTAGATCGTTATATCATCCGGAAGTTTCTCACAACATTCTTTTTTATGTTGGGGATTATCATGCTTTTGGCCATGGTATTCGATATTGCTGAGCGTTTATCTGAATTTATCAGCAACCAGGCGCCGTTAAAGGCAATCATTTTTGATTACTATTTCAATTTCCTGCTTTATTACGGGAATACCTTTTCGTCCATGATCGTTTTCATTTCGGTGATCTGGTTTACGGCGAAAATGGCCCAGGAAGCGGAGATTATTCCGATGCTGAACAGCGGAAGGCCTTTTACGCGCATTCTGCGTCCGTATATGATTGCAGCAACCATCCTGATGCTGATGTCTTTGGTGCTGAACCATTTTGTATTGCCGCGCTCCAACAGGGTTCGCCTGGATTTTGAAGAATCGTTTTACCGTGACCGTTTGCTGGTGGAAAATTATCATGCGGAATTTCCTGGGAATGAATTGGTGCATTATGCAAGCTACAATTCGCATGAGAATATCATCAACGATTTTGTGATCGAGAAATACGATAATCACAACCGGCTGGTGCACTTTTTAAAAGCCCGTACGGCAACTGTTGCGCATGATTCATCGAATTGGCATTTGGTAGACGTGTTTGAACGGGTCATTTCCTATGACGATACACTTGAGTTTAAGGAGCAAATGCTCAATCAGAAAATAAAACTGATCGAAAAGCACAACAAAGACACGATCCTGCCCTATAAAATAGAAGACATGGCAATCCGGGATAACATTGCCGAGGCGATGACCTATACCGAGTTGAAAGCATTCATTCAAAAAGAAAAACAAAAGGGAAATGCCAGTACGCCGAGCTTTGAGATTGAATTGTACCAGCGCACCAGTTATCCGTGTGCCACTTATGTCCTTACTTTGATCGGGGTGAGTGTTTCCAGCAGGAAAAAGCGCGGAGGTATCGGGGTGAATATTGCGATCGGTTTGTTATTCGTGTTTATTTACATCTTCGCGATGAAAGTGACAACCGTTGCGGCGACCACGGTTGGATTTCCTCCGGTGGCTGCTGTTTGGCTCCCGAATATCATTTTTGGCGTTCTGGCCATATTCATGTATCGAATTGCGCCTAAATGATGAAATGTATCGGGTTGCTTTTCGGAATGCTGTTCACTTTAGGGTTACACGCGCAAATCGTGAATATTGAGAACCGGCGTATTTATGATGATACTTCCGGGTGGAGCGGTGCATTGGATGCAGGATTTGCCGTCACTCAAAACTCACCGGACATTCTCTATTCTGGAAATTTCAGGCCAAGAGTCCAGTACAAAACGCGCAAGAACCATTTCCTCATTATTACTGATCTCAATTACACGGCATCCAATAAAACGACTTATGCGAATTCGGGGATGGCACATTTTCGCTACGCACGACGGATTAAAAACAGTCCGTGGAAATGGGAGGCCTATACGCAAATTCAATACAATCAATTGCTGAACCAACGTCTGCGGTATTTGATCGGTACAGGCCCGCGTTGGAAATTTATTGATACGAACAACGTGCGTTTTTTTGTCGGGACATCCACATTTTGGGAATACGAAGAATTGACCCAGGACGGTGTTATCAACGACAATATGCGCTGGAGTAATTACCTGAGTTGGTTCATTCGTACAAAAACCGGATTCAGCTTTTCAGCAACCACTTATTACCAGCCAAGGTGGGACCGGTTCAGTGATTTTCGCTTCTCGGGACAGTATACGGTGGCCCAGGCAATCACCAAAAGATTGGATATGCGGATTGAATTTAACATCTATTATGACAGTGCTCCACCTGTTGA
The window above is part of the Fluviicola sp. genome. Proteins encoded here:
- the tgt gene encoding tRNA guanosine(34) transglycosylase Tgt: MHFELKHNDPHSKARAGLVHTDHGTIETPIFMPVGTQGTVKGVHQQELRDDVEAQIILGNTFHLYLRPGLEVIEGAGGLHQFIGWERPILTDSGGYQVYSLATSRKITEEGVRFQSHHDGSYHFFSPERAIDIQRTIGADIIMAFDECTPYPCDYNYAKRSMHMTHRWLKRCITQMDATEPKYGYSQALFPIVQGSVYPDLRKESAEFIAEQGAVGNAIGGLSVGEPDEDMYSMTDLVCSILPADKPRYLMGVGTPVNILESIAMGVDMFDCVMPSRNARHGMLFTSEGTINIKNHKWRMDYSPLDPNGTAYVDQVYTKAYLHHLIKAKENLAIQIATIHNLAFYLALVKEARRRILDGTFRTWKDEQVKKLGRRI
- a CDS encoding LptF/LptG family permease → MLKILDRYIIRKFLTTFFFMLGIIMLLAMVFDIAERLSEFISNQAPLKAIIFDYYFNFLLYYGNTFSSMIVFISVIWFTAKMAQEAEIIPMLNSGRPFTRILRPYMIAATILMLMSLVLNHFVLPRSNRVRLDFEESFYRDRLLVENYHAEFPGNELVHYASYNSHENIINDFVIEKYDNHNRLVHFLKARTATVAHDSSNWHLVDVFERVISYDDTLEFKEQMLNQKIKLIEKHNKDTILPYKIEDMAIRDNIAEAMTYTELKAFIQKEKQKGNASTPSFEIELYQRTSYPCATYVLTLIGVSVSSRKKRGGIGVNIAIGLLFVFIYIFAMKVTTVAATTVGFPPVAAVWLPNIIFGVLAIFMYRIAPK
- a CDS encoding DUF481 domain-containing protein, with product MMKCIGLLFGMLFTLGLHAQIVNIENRRIYDDTSGWSGALDAGFAVTQNSPDILYSGNFRPRVQYKTRKNHFLIITDLNYTASNKTTYANSGMAHFRYARRIKNSPWKWEAYTQIQYNQLLNQRLRYLIGTGPRWKFIDTNNVRFFVGTSTFWEYEELTQDGVINDNMRWSNYLSWFIRTKTGFSFSATTYYQPRWDRFSDFRFSGQYTVAQAITKRLDMRIEFNIYYDSAPPVDVRKTVFSSTAGIHLRLGE